In Oreochromis niloticus isolate F11D_XX linkage group LG5, O_niloticus_UMD_NMBU, whole genome shotgun sequence, a single window of DNA contains:
- the tmem88bl gene encoding transmembrane protein 88B gives MIAQPLSKLSSNRVSAHFNIGERAPESLASAGAQRILRAQQHHLSNAGSDSQVLLCRCSALEIAPAVIFARKLKVQSRLLGENFLKHTGITAVYSYIKDVRYGRGPGRRRFCRGGERRRVLDRRGREDAPPPVAHSGGSAWGSRRGRCGCVACGAALILWNLCVVLASALLLAVVFSVVLLPAGLLLYAGFLCHSRVLDAPSAICHYLDDNSCSALIILGFVMMSPLVVVAAAVFCGLLRKFRLLLFIQPIKRAWYRGRLLDWAGSIHAWV, from the exons ATGATTGCTCAGCCTTTG tcaaagctgtcaAGCAACCGCGTGAGCGCGCACTTTAACATTGGAGAGCGCGCTCCGGAGTCGCTCGCTTCCGCGGGCGCACAGAGGATCCTGAGAGCGCAGCAGCATCACTTGAGCAACGCAGGGTCCGACTCACAGGTGCTCCTCtgccgctgctctgctcttgAAATAGCACCTGCCGTTATATTTGCTCGGAAACTAAAAGTCCAGAGTCGATTGCTGGGAGAGAATTTTCTCAAACACACAGGGATTACTGCGGTTTACAGCTACATCaag GATGTGCGGTATGGACGTGGACCTGGACGACGGCGGTTCTGCcgaggaggagaaagaagaagagttCTGGATCGGAGAGGGCGTGAAGATGCTCCCCCGCCTGTGGCTCACAGCGGGGGCAGCGCGTGGGGCAGCCGTAGGGGTAGGTGTGGCTGCGTGGCCTGCGGGGCGGCTCTCATCCTCTGGAACCTGTGCGTGGTCTTAGCCAGTGCTCTGCTCCTGGCTGTGGTCTTCTCTGTGGTGCTCCTGCCTGCAGGGCTGCTGCTGTATGCTGGTTTCCTCTGCCACTCCAGG GTCCTTGATGCACCCTCTGCCATCTGCCATTATCTCGATGACAACAGCTGCTCTGCCCTCATCATCCTGGGCTTTGTGATGATGTCTCCGCTCGTGGTCGTGGCGGCGGCAGTTTTCTGCGGGCTGCTCCGAAAGTTTCGACTCCTGCTTTTCATTCAGCCAATCAAGCGCGCCTGGTACAGAGGGAGGCTGCTGGACTGGGCGGGCAGCATCCACGCCTGGGTTTGA
- the nbl1 gene encoding neuroblastoma suppressor of tumorigenicity 1: MWERIQICCALFALYSAAPPAHINRLALFPDKSAWCEAKNITQIVGHTGCQPRSIQNRACLGQCFSYSVPNTFPQSTESLVHCDSCMPAQTQWEVVTLDCPGSEDSPRVDKLVERIFRCSCQSCSKEGAQEGAVMQLYPADNSLDPVPSLSDSGVQSDPLPHTDTHSYKHAQLHTDHHSLPHTSDGG; encoded by the exons ATGTGGGAGAGGATTCAGATTTGCTGCGCACTGTTTGCACTGTATTCAGCGGCACCGCCTGCACACATCAACCGCCTGGCGCTGTTCCCTGACAAGAGCGCCTGGTGCGAAGCCAAGAACATCACACAGATAGTCGGGCACACGGGATGTCAGCCTCGCTCTATTCAAAACAG AGCTTGTCTGGGTCAGTGTTTCAGTTACAGCGTCCCCAACACATTTCCACAGTCAACCGAGTCTCTGGTGCACTGTGACTCCTGCATGCCTGCCCAGACACAGTGGGAAGTG GTGACGCTGGATTGTCCGGGCAGCGAAGACTCTCCCCGGGTGGATAAGCTGGTGGAGAGGATCTTCCGCTGCAGCTGCCAGTCGTGCAGTAAGGAAGGTGCCCAGGAGGGGGCGGTGATGCAGCTGTATCCAGCAGACAACAGCCTGGATCCTGTCCCGTCTTTATCAGACAGCGGGGTTCAGTCTGACCCCCTGccccacacagacacgcacTCCTACAAGCATGCTCAGCTACACACAGACCATCACTCACTACCGCACACATCAGACGGGGGGTAG
- the micos10 gene encoding MICOS complex subunit MIC10 has product MSHVTSCFSREIFLTAENMADEHARKWDRCLADTAVKTVTGLGVGIVFSLIVFKRRVWPLSFGSGLGLGMGYSNCQHDFRSPYLIHGRMVKDQ; this is encoded by the exons ATGAGTCATGTGACTTCGTGCTTTTCTCGCGAGATCTTCCTGACTGCAGAAAACATGGCAGACGAACACGCACGGAAGTGGGACCGCTGCCTTGCTGACACAGCGGTGAAAACAG TAACGGGCCTCGGTGTTGGCATTGTGTTCTCGCTCATTGTCTTTAAAC GTCGCGTGTGGCCTTTGTCATTCGGTTCAGGCTTGGGACTGGGCATGGGCTACAGCAACTGCCAGCATGACTTTAGGTCACCATATCTGATTCATGGTCGCATGGTTAAG GACCAGTAA